The following are encoded in a window of Ignicoccus islandicus DSM 13165 genomic DNA:
- a CDS encoding metallophosphoesterase family protein, giving the protein MIALVSDVHCNESVLKVAKLSKVIVSSGDWDFCPSDFFRKVSEAFDAVYTIHGNNDDIDKLEKYFYLIRDGEVVNVRGIKVGGVNGIISPKGTPNKKGVPRKKPEEFLKWALAIKGKVDLYLTHEVPFLPSFFGRIWKNEATLSALRALVEVRPKVALIGHLHAFKCKIGNYGETRLVHVDTSVGGFALLRDIKEIECGEGVEPGSGGPEPRILGR; this is encoded by the coding sequence ATGATTGCCCTAGTTAGCGACGTTCATTGCAACGAATCGGTGCTCAAAGTAGCTAAGCTTTCAAAGGTCATAGTGAGCAGTGGCGATTGGGACTTCTGTCCATCCGATTTCTTCCGTAAGGTATCCGAGGCGTTCGATGCCGTTTACACTATCCACGGTAACAACGACGATATCGATAAATTAGAGAAATATTTTTACCTCATAAGAGATGGAGAGGTAGTAAACGTAAGGGGTATAAAGGTAGGTGGCGTTAACGGAATAATCAGTCCCAAGGGGACCCCCAACAAGAAGGGCGTGCCCAGAAAGAAACCGGAGGAGTTCTTGAAATGGGCTCTAGCGATAAAGGGGAAAGTAGACCTATACCTAACGCACGAAGTCCCCTTCCTTCCATCCTTTTTCGGTAGAATATGGAAAAACGAGGCTACTTTGAGCGCACTGAGGGCTCTCGTTGAAGTGAGGCCCAAGGTAGCCTTAATAGGTCACTTACACGCATTCAAGTGTAAAATCGGAAACTACGGGGAGACGAGGCTAGTGCACGTAGATACGTCTGTTGGTGGTTTCGCCTTACTTCGAGACATCAAGGAAATTGAGTGTGGGGAGGGGGTCGAGCCGGGAAGCGGTGGGCCAGAGCCCCGCATCCTTGGCCGCTAG
- a CDS encoding ABC transporter permease, translated as MKGSRLLTALLLVTLAYLTFSFLAPLLSVLSSAFSFDWSILSNRFYVNLNPIGNPIDVRTFGKRTFIVIKGVDMGIILNSLINAAIVTFFATLIGTSLALLIGLYNFRGKRLFSTLVWIPLLVAPFVNAYVTKLLYGFNIQGNTLSYLLKTLGFNVTIGFTGLGGIALAQTLAFFPIVYVNVLAVINSIDGSLIEQGFSLGAKGFTLIRKVILPLATPGILAGAVLVYILSLEDVGAPIVFNFKNVMSYQVYEFFQEYAAIGGTSASALAFLMLVFAITPVLLIRRYLSLRYYAKISKGASRPFKKMELGLKGYVAAYLLILPILIAAVAPQIGIFVLAFSEKWVGALPKGFTLHNFELLFSKEGVFRGIVNSVTYLAFSLPILAFFGFASAYLTARVKGMELLDLLATAPLAVPGLVMAFGYFTFLHSVAPGTVLDPITFPALTLVIAYATRKMPFTVRSVFTALLQTPKQLEEVAESLGASKTIVLREVVLPLVKRGLISGLMLSSIYILSEVSVSVTIGALGGDIVDPNHAGPITFVIMRLIQSPSFVGAQPQAVAASMAVILMVIEAIVFALIRKLHVLAY; from the coding sequence TTGAAGGGAAGTAGGCTACTAACGGCCCTCCTTTTAGTTACGCTCGCTTATTTGACCTTTTCGTTCTTAGCGCCTCTGCTGTCAGTTCTTTCGTCAGCATTTAGTTTCGATTGGAGCATTTTGAGCAATCGCTTCTACGTAAACCTAAACCCTATAGGCAATCCCATCGACGTTAGGACGTTTGGGAAGAGGACTTTCATTGTAATAAAGGGCGTGGACATGGGAATAATACTTAACAGCTTGATCAACGCTGCGATTGTAACTTTCTTCGCCACCTTAATAGGAACCTCCCTCGCGCTACTGATTGGTCTCTACAATTTTAGAGGCAAGAGGTTGTTCTCAACGCTAGTCTGGATACCGCTCTTAGTAGCTCCCTTCGTTAACGCTTACGTGACTAAGCTCCTCTACGGATTCAATATTCAAGGCAACACCTTAAGCTACTTGTTGAAGACCCTCGGGTTCAACGTGACGATAGGCTTCACTGGCCTAGGGGGGATAGCCCTAGCGCAGACCCTGGCGTTCTTCCCAATAGTGTACGTTAACGTTCTAGCGGTGATAAACAGCATAGACGGTAGCCTAATAGAACAAGGTTTCAGCTTAGGAGCTAAGGGCTTTACCTTAATTAGGAAAGTGATACTGCCTTTGGCCACCCCCGGTATACTAGCGGGAGCAGTGCTCGTATACATATTAAGCCTAGAGGACGTTGGAGCCCCAATAGTCTTCAACTTCAAAAACGTGATGTCTTACCAAGTGTACGAGTTCTTCCAAGAGTACGCAGCGATAGGTGGAACTTCCGCCTCGGCCTTGGCGTTTTTAATGCTAGTGTTTGCGATAACTCCCGTACTCTTAATTAGAAGGTACTTGAGCTTGAGATACTACGCCAAGATCTCCAAGGGCGCTTCGAGACCGTTTAAAAAGATGGAACTAGGTTTAAAGGGATACGTTGCCGCCTACCTCTTAATATTACCCATACTGATAGCCGCCGTAGCGCCCCAAATAGGAATATTCGTGCTCGCGTTCTCTGAGAAGTGGGTAGGTGCCCTCCCTAAGGGCTTCACCTTACACAACTTCGAGTTATTGTTCTCGAAGGAAGGCGTCTTCAGAGGTATAGTGAACAGCGTCACCTACTTGGCGTTCTCTCTACCCATACTAGCGTTCTTTGGGTTCGCTTCAGCTTACTTGACTGCTAGGGTTAAAGGCATGGAATTACTCGATCTGCTGGCTACAGCTCCCTTGGCCGTTCCGGGCTTGGTAATGGCCTTCGGATACTTCACGTTCCTTCACTCGGTAGCTCCGGGAACAGTGCTCGATCCAATAACCTTCCCAGCGTTAACGCTAGTAATAGCGTACGCGACTAGGAAGATGCCGTTTACAGTTAGATCCGTATTTACCGCGCTCTTGCAAACGCCCAAGCAATTAGAGGAAGTGGCCGAGTCATTGGGGGCCAGTAAAACAATAGTTTTGAGGGAAGTAGTGTTGCCCCTAGTAAAGAGAGGCTTGATATCTGGGTTAATGCTCTCATCAATCTATATATTGAGTGAAGTCAGCGTTAGCGTTACCATTGGAGCGCTGGGTGGAGACATAGTGGATCCGAATCACGCTGGACCCATAACCTTCGTGATAATGAGACTAATTCAATCACCTAGCTTCGTTGGAGCGCAACCTCAAGCGGTAGCGGCTAGCATGGCAGTTATATTAATGGTAATAGAGGCGATAGTCTTCGCTTTAATAAGGAAGTTGCACGTATTAGCCTATTGA
- a CDS encoding S8 family peptidase encodes MVNSYKIVYTGGDLANKAIVICNKEMRVVPEAQLDVIAKASESNCVPEVIRVYSLSIVLPEENDIKEALPYVSEGPISDSETPWQLDEDHMNVTSLLEAGPESSREIGVIVIDTGIARNLPEPIRSAIDYENGVALTTFIDHLISNGVCDDSGQVRFSNETYIQTDLGTYYQLPTTVTFKYCLKKFQSSNVTAIYLQAMNVSDQVGHGTFVASQIVGEFEGVYKYLFEGAPYIGQISGTELVSKVFTGIAPPSIGVKVRIIPIKADFLEIWIDGVYSTLDEYLNNASRTEGGKVYLDNSFLHGGAFDDYTLEEASRVAVQLAREGKAKVVNMSLGRWRNSRDDLENSCRSIIDPMVRNGLTVVVAAGNEGRDIKAYNGVHDEYEWPAQCEGVIPVSAFEVTNGLASFSNYDPATFAAPGGLVLGIYTASSYLGGSISGEPVYGYVESENSEKFVLAFSSGTSYAAPEVAGAIAYLYALNFTLDDIKKHARDVGLRGFDKYSGYGYPALGDYIGAANEAQDAAITTETVTVTLTPDASDMEIPAIWLGSPLFVKVVRRLRKGKSSVN; translated from the coding sequence GTGGTTAATTCATATAAGATCGTATATACCGGAGGCGACTTAGCGAACAAGGCAATAGTTATATGCAATAAAGAAATGAGAGTCGTTCCCGAAGCTCAGTTAGACGTAATAGCCAAGGCTAGCGAAAGCAACTGCGTTCCAGAGGTTATACGCGTTTACAGCCTCTCTATAGTACTGCCAGAAGAGAACGATATTAAAGAAGCGTTGCCTTACGTTAGCGAAGGTCCGATAAGCGATAGCGAAACGCCGTGGCAACTAGATGAGGACCACATGAACGTAACTAGCTTATTGGAAGCAGGACCGGAAAGCAGTAGGGAAATCGGCGTTATTGTAATAGATACCGGAATCGCGAGGAACCTACCGGAACCGATTAGGAGCGCTATAGATTACGAGAACGGGGTAGCGTTAACTACCTTCATTGACCACCTAATCTCAAATGGTGTATGCGACGATAGCGGCCAAGTTAGGTTTAGTAACGAAACCTATATCCAGACGGACCTAGGTACGTATTACCAGTTACCCACTACCGTGACCTTTAAATATTGCCTCAAGAAATTCCAGTCCTCCAACGTTACCGCTATATACCTACAAGCAATGAACGTAAGCGATCAAGTAGGTCACGGGACCTTCGTTGCTTCCCAAATAGTAGGGGAGTTCGAAGGAGTTTACAAATACCTCTTCGAGGGAGCTCCCTATATAGGTCAAATAAGCGGTACGGAGTTAGTATCTAAAGTATTTACGGGGATCGCGCCCCCGTCCATAGGCGTCAAGGTACGAATCATCCCAATAAAGGCAGATTTTCTCGAAATATGGATAGATGGGGTATATTCAACGCTAGACGAGTATCTAAATAACGCAAGCCGAACGGAAGGTGGTAAAGTTTACCTAGATAATTCATTCCTCCATGGAGGCGCCTTCGATGACTATACGTTGGAAGAGGCTTCTAGAGTTGCGGTACAATTGGCAAGGGAAGGAAAGGCTAAGGTAGTCAACATGAGTTTAGGCCGATGGCGCAATAGCAGAGACGATTTGGAAAACTCTTGTAGAAGCATTATTGATCCCATGGTGAGGAACGGTTTAACGGTCGTTGTAGCTGCGGGAAACGAAGGACGCGACATTAAGGCGTACAACGGGGTACACGATGAGTACGAATGGCCAGCTCAATGCGAAGGCGTAATTCCGGTCAGCGCGTTTGAAGTAACCAATGGTCTAGCATCTTTCTCGAATTACGATCCTGCAACGTTCGCCGCTCCCGGGGGCTTGGTACTCGGCATATACACGGCTTCGTCTTACCTAGGAGGCTCAATTAGCGGAGAACCGGTTTACGGTTACGTTGAGTCTGAGAACTCGGAAAAGTTCGTACTAGCGTTTAGCAGTGGAACCAGCTACGCTGCCCCGGAAGTTGCGGGCGCTATTGCATACTTATACGCGCTGAACTTCACTCTAGACGACATCAAGAAGCACGCTAGAGACGTTGGTTTGAGAGGCTTCGATAAGTACTCGGGTTACGGTTACCCTGCCCTCGGTGACTACATCGGAGCAGCTAATGAAGCTCAAGACGCTGCAATCACGACTGAAACAGTAACTGTCACGCTCACGCCAGATGCCTCTGACATGGAAATACCGGCCATATGGCTAGGTTCACCATTGTTCGTTAAAGTAGTGAGGAGATTGAGGAAGGGTAAGAGTTCGGTAAATTGA
- the rnhB gene encoding ribonuclease HII has protein sequence MIVIGIDEAGRGPVVGNMFVVAVALREEDIGKLESLGIRDSKKLTPNKRALLRGVVERVALAYSIVEVSVESINEGNLNELTIKAMKEALANVLREIGKVDLVIADVVGNGKRQLEELRELADRVVVEKGADSKYPAVSAASILAKEKREEHVRALRALYGDFGSGYPSDPKTRKWLALNLEAPIVRRKWKTVQRVASKQSSKPSKGHLL, from the coding sequence TTGATCGTCATTGGAATAGACGAGGCCGGAAGGGGGCCGGTAGTAGGCAATATGTTCGTTGTAGCAGTGGCCTTAAGGGAGGAAGACATAGGGAAGCTGGAGTCGCTTGGGATAAGGGACAGTAAGAAACTAACTCCAAATAAGAGGGCCCTTTTGAGAGGGGTCGTAGAGAGGGTCGCCTTGGCTTACTCAATAGTGGAAGTATCCGTGGAGTCTATAAACGAGGGTAACTTGAACGAGCTCACTATTAAAGCCATGAAAGAGGCCTTAGCTAACGTATTAAGGGAAATAGGGAAGGTAGACTTAGTTATAGCGGACGTGGTAGGTAACGGGAAGAGGCAGTTGGAGGAACTGAGGGAGTTAGCGGATAGGGTAGTAGTGGAGAAGGGAGCGGACAGCAAGTATCCAGCCGTTTCGGCTGCCAGTATCTTAGCTAAAGAGAAGAGAGAGGAGCACGTAAGGGCGCTAAGGGCGCTTTACGGGGACTTCGGGTCGGGCTACCCATCGGATCCTAAAACGAGGAAGTGGTTAGCATTGAACTTGGAAGCGCCGATAGTGAGGAGGAAGTGGAAAACAGTTCAGAGGGTTGCTAGTAAGCAATCCAGCAAGCCATCTAAAGGACACTTGCTTTGA
- a CDS encoding ABC transporter substrate-binding protein, translating into MLKKSLSLVLLIMVSASVFAQCSKSVTLVVLSRHPTEILEAARDAFLNSKYAKEFCISNIKFVQLPPGWWPYYIKSHPVDVAWGGGPTQFDTLFKANLLKPIETALALQAASQVPDTLAGVPLKRIKDGKIYWVAAAISSFGFTINTEVAEQLGYDWTKLKSWRDLGSDELGLLMLQVGVPVSGIADPTMSTSNTRMYEIILQAYGWDEGWKLLTLMAANSKVYSGSSAVRDAVMNGEIMVGITIDFYGYTAHKQNPACVYVAPPGETIVNGDPIAITVSTKNPKAAEAFLAWVLTDGQAIWLSPDINRLPANPNVFNTPLGKSRQDLYQAYQMITKSKSMNFNDTLALQYEDAMRMYFKATLVDLHDLLQRAWTELLNAYYVEHRISQAEFQRLKDELTSFPTFKDPLTGKTETFTIDYAIKVNSYLMNHPEDMDKFMNAWREGARVKYLGVISSIG; encoded by the coding sequence TTGTTAAAGAAATCCTTGTCGTTAGTTCTCTTAATTATGGTCTCGGCTTCCGTTTTCGCTCAATGTTCTAAAAGCGTTACGTTAGTAGTTCTCTCGAGGCATCCAACGGAGATACTAGAAGCGGCTAGGGACGCGTTCCTTAACTCGAAGTACGCTAAGGAATTCTGTATATCCAACATAAAGTTCGTGCAATTACCGCCTGGATGGTGGCCTTACTACATCAAGTCCCATCCGGTTGACGTGGCTTGGGGAGGAGGTCCAACGCAATTCGACACTCTCTTCAAGGCCAACTTGCTCAAACCAATCGAGACTGCCCTAGCGCTCCAAGCCGCTTCGCAAGTTCCGGACACCCTAGCCGGTGTTCCATTAAAAAGAATTAAGGATGGGAAGATCTATTGGGTAGCTGCAGCTATCTCTAGCTTCGGCTTTACTATAAACACCGAGGTTGCCGAACAACTCGGCTACGATTGGACCAAGCTCAAATCTTGGAGGGACCTAGGCTCAGACGAACTCGGTCTCCTAATGCTCCAAGTAGGAGTTCCCGTTTCGGGTATAGCGGACCCAACAATGAGCACTAGCAACACTAGAATGTACGAAATAATTCTGCAAGCTTACGGATGGGACGAAGGTTGGAAACTACTCACGCTAATGGCAGCTAACTCGAAGGTTTACTCCGGCAGCAGTGCTGTTAGGGACGCAGTTATGAACGGGGAGATAATGGTTGGTATAACCATAGACTTCTACGGCTACACTGCCCACAAGCAGAACCCGGCTTGCGTTTACGTCGCCCCACCGGGCGAGACCATTGTGAACGGTGACCCAATAGCAATCACCGTATCCACGAAGAACCCCAAGGCGGCCGAGGCCTTCTTAGCGTGGGTGCTTACGGACGGTCAAGCAATATGGCTCTCGCCGGACATAAACAGGTTGCCAGCTAACCCCAACGTGTTCAATACTCCGCTAGGAAAGAGCAGGCAAGACCTTTACCAAGCCTATCAAATGATAACTAAATCTAAGTCAATGAACTTCAACGATACTCTAGCTCTCCAGTACGAAGACGCAATGAGGATGTACTTCAAGGCCACGTTAGTAGACTTACACGACCTCTTACAGAGGGCTTGGACTGAATTATTGAACGCGTACTACGTCGAGCACAGAATATCTCAAGCGGAATTCCAGAGGCTAAAGGACGAGCTAACCTCCTTCCCAACCTTCAAGGACCCATTAACTGGCAAGACTGAGACCTTCACAATTGATTACGCTATTAAAGTTAACAGCTACCTAATGAACCATCCCGAAGACATGGATAAGTTCATGAACGCTTGGAGGGAGGGAGCAAGGGTAAAATACTTAGGCGTGATTTCCTCCATCGGTTAA
- the hisS gene encoding histidine--tRNA ligase yields the protein MKLNVEPLRGFRDIIGSEALYLETVTKKSEELARRWGFDRIFLPTVERFELFSLKSGEEIRRTMFVFKDKAKREVTLRPEATASVVRAYLNKMRGLPKPIKVFSIVNVFRYDEPQFARYREFYQADFEVLGSPSPLADAELITMLYEFYSELDLPFKVIVGSVKLLREILSKEGIEGDDQDHAMHLIDKGLLRELEDFLREKAKEPERAIEVIETLIGIEGGVEAIREGLEVAKEYGVSEAKDLEEVASYLPDDVLKKCVFKVGFARGLAYYTGLIYEVKVEDFPVSVAGGGRYDALSEIYGGERLPATGFAIGLDRTALALEKYGKDVKWKREVAVIPLAPEVAKTALEVQRKLARLGLHSTLLDDFKSLKKALSYVSEKDFKWVVIIGKKDYEEGMVTIKNMETRRQSKCPLDGLLDCLLATL from the coding sequence ATGAAGCTCAACGTAGAGCCCTTGAGAGGTTTCAGAGACATAATAGGTTCCGAAGCCCTGTACCTAGAAACCGTTACCAAAAAGAGCGAGGAATTGGCGAGAAGATGGGGCTTCGATAGGATCTTCCTGCCAACAGTTGAGAGGTTCGAGCTATTCTCATTAAAGAGTGGAGAGGAAATAAGGAGGACGATGTTCGTTTTTAAGGATAAAGCCAAGAGGGAGGTAACCCTAAGGCCCGAAGCTACTGCTTCAGTAGTTAGGGCCTATTTAAATAAAATGAGGGGCTTACCTAAGCCGATTAAGGTTTTTTCTATAGTGAACGTCTTTAGGTACGATGAGCCTCAGTTCGCAAGGTACAGGGAATTCTATCAGGCCGACTTCGAGGTATTGGGTTCCCCATCGCCCTTAGCCGATGCCGAGCTTATCACAATGCTCTACGAGTTCTACAGTGAGTTGGACCTACCCTTCAAAGTAATCGTTGGGAGCGTTAAGTTGCTTCGGGAAATATTATCGAAAGAGGGCATAGAAGGAGATGACCAAGACCACGCAATGCACTTAATAGATAAGGGGCTTTTGAGGGAGCTCGAAGATTTCTTAAGGGAGAAGGCGAAGGAGCCCGAAAGGGCCATAGAAGTAATAGAAACCCTCATAGGGATCGAGGGAGGAGTTGAAGCGATAAGGGAGGGACTGGAGGTCGCTAAGGAGTACGGCGTAAGCGAGGCCAAGGACTTGGAGGAAGTAGCGAGCTACTTGCCAGACGACGTTTTAAAGAAGTGCGTCTTCAAGGTAGGTTTCGCGAGGGGCTTGGCTTACTATACCGGCTTAATTTACGAGGTGAAAGTAGAGGACTTCCCAGTTTCGGTAGCGGGCGGTGGTAGATACGACGCCTTAAGCGAAATATACGGAGGCGAGAGGCTCCCAGCGACGGGGTTTGCCATAGGCTTGGATAGGACAGCACTAGCTTTAGAGAAATATGGAAAGGACGTTAAGTGGAAGAGGGAAGTTGCTGTAATCCCACTGGCGCCCGAGGTCGCCAAGACTGCTTTGGAAGTTCAGAGGAAATTGGCGCGCTTGGGCCTTCACTCAACCCTTCTAGACGACTTCAAGTCCCTGAAAAAGGCGCTTTCATACGTTTCTGAGAAGGACTTCAAGTGGGTCGTAATAATAGGTAAGAAGGACTACGAAGAGGGAATGGTAACGATTAAGAACATGGAAACTAGGCGTCAAAGCAAGTGTCCTTTAGATGGCTTGCTGGATTGCTTACTAGCAACCCTCTGA
- a CDS encoding metallophosphoesterase family protein, whose amino-acid sequence MKRSILVVSLLAYFLLASCKISDPTWAVPAITDPNGHFTASITGKVLSAYLVNSDGNYVLTVSSQSQGSVEFGLTNVPEGLYDLVVETEEGTCYQPNAVWVTKELKEVTLMHVTDTHIGVFTDRPAREYLMASVIIANSDPNVNLVVNTGDIADTSMPYQYQINKEVFSLLTKPLLVVPGNHDALGMRDFYSEIVGPRKWYREFDEFLFLAVDSGADGYISLDQAKWAYSILTTSKAKNKVVMFHHPLFAYVYDPKPHSFTANSWEELYDLLLSKPPNSRFPYIYTSWLQNEDALKTFIKGIYEGETTLTLSGHIHVDSYAEVKTTYGKAYFITTTTQGGPVREGDYHGFRIIRVKDRHVEAYGFGKPWERNASYSLEGVYSHYKFSDDVSAVTFKLVDPRLEKLLPQLILAVPSKGEGYGIYAPGAIATWKECTPGGCTYYAKFPAPKLNQVYVMAVYKEDDAEAPVIKVKTPTSISPYKPFQLRFEVTDSGWGVAEVKVKLSGVAQGEYVLYSQTKKYKLNLMPIRKNGILNVTISAMDFKGHLTQKSFQVKVGEVTQVATTTTTTSTITKEVPSAQTQVPVPLVAAAILLVIIAAFLLI is encoded by the coding sequence TTGAAGAGAAGCATCCTAGTCGTTTCCCTTCTCGCGTACTTCCTCCTCGCTTCTTGTAAGATAAGCGACCCAACGTGGGCCGTTCCAGCAATAACCGATCCGAACGGTCACTTCACGGCGTCGATCACTGGGAAGGTACTTTCCGCATACCTAGTAAATAGCGATGGCAACTACGTGTTAACCGTTTCCAGCCAAAGCCAAGGAAGCGTCGAATTCGGGCTAACTAACGTTCCCGAAGGCCTGTACGACTTAGTGGTTGAAACCGAAGAGGGAACTTGTTACCAGCCCAATGCAGTATGGGTAACGAAGGAGTTGAAGGAAGTCACCTTGATGCACGTGACTGACACCCACATAGGCGTGTTTACCGATAGACCGGCGAGGGAATACCTAATGGCTTCAGTAATAATAGCGAACAGCGATCCTAACGTCAATTTAGTAGTTAACACTGGTGACATAGCGGATACATCGATGCCATACCAATACCAAATAAACAAGGAAGTGTTCTCGTTACTAACTAAGCCTCTCCTAGTAGTTCCCGGAAACCACGACGCACTCGGAATGAGGGACTTCTACTCGGAAATAGTTGGGCCTAGGAAGTGGTATAGGGAATTCGATGAGTTCTTGTTCCTCGCAGTAGACTCTGGAGCAGATGGTTACATCTCCCTAGATCAAGCGAAGTGGGCTTACTCGATCCTAACGACCAGTAAGGCCAAGAACAAAGTAGTGATGTTCCATCACCCACTGTTCGCTTACGTATACGATCCGAAACCTCACTCCTTCACGGCAAACAGTTGGGAAGAGCTCTACGATTTGCTCTTGTCGAAGCCCCCTAACTCGCGGTTCCCTTACATCTATACTAGCTGGCTTCAAAATGAAGACGCCCTAAAGACCTTTATAAAAGGAATATACGAAGGCGAAACTACATTAACTTTGAGTGGCCACATACACGTGGATAGCTACGCGGAGGTCAAAACTACTTACGGCAAAGCTTACTTCATAACCACTACTACTCAAGGCGGTCCAGTTAGGGAAGGCGACTATCACGGCTTCAGAATAATTCGCGTAAAGGATCGTCACGTAGAGGCGTACGGTTTCGGTAAGCCATGGGAAAGGAACGCCAGCTACAGCCTAGAAGGAGTGTACTCCCACTACAAGTTCTCTGATGACGTCTCCGCAGTTACCTTCAAGCTGGTTGACCCTAGGCTAGAGAAATTATTACCTCAGTTAATCCTCGCCGTTCCGAGCAAGGGAGAAGGCTACGGTATCTACGCTCCCGGCGCGATAGCCACTTGGAAGGAATGCACGCCCGGCGGATGTACGTACTACGCTAAGTTCCCTGCACCGAAGCTAAACCAAGTCTACGTAATGGCCGTTTACAAGGAGGACGACGCTGAAGCACCGGTAATTAAAGTAAAGACTCCTACCTCGATTTCCCCTTACAAGCCGTTCCAGTTACGTTTCGAAGTAACTGATAGTGGATGGGGTGTTGCGGAGGTTAAGGTCAAGCTTAGCGGCGTAGCCCAAGGCGAGTACGTTCTCTACAGCCAGACTAAGAAGTACAAACTGAATTTAATGCCGATACGCAAGAACGGCATCCTAAACGTAACCATAAGTGCTATGGACTTCAAGGGACACTTGACTCAAAAGAGCTTCCAAGTAAAAGTAGGCGAAGTAACCCAAGTGGCGACAACAACTACCACGACGTCAACTATAACTAAAGAAGTACCTTCCGCACAAACTCAAGTTCCCGTACCTCTAGTAGCGGCAGCAATACTCCTAGTAATCATTGCAGCCTTTCTACTTATATAG